Below is a genomic region from Castanea sativa cultivar Marrone di Chiusa Pesio chromosome 2, ASM4071231v1.
GCCCCATTCAGCAATCCTCCCCGTATAATCTGCACTTCGTAGTATAGACCCGAGCGGAAGCTAAATTAGGACAACAACTATGTGTGCCTCATGTAGTGACTTGTTCACATAGTAAACTGGCCACCATAATGGCTTTCCCTAAGGACTCTTGTTGATGGGGGTCTGATCCTACCATATTTAACCGTTGCACTCACTATTACACAAGCTCTCCCtacagacggcaccaattgtagagacacgattttcagaccaagcccaaaatgtaagggatcttggcccaatgaacccagtacaataaatttgtagaaagtgggtcaaagagctaggctttagtgcatggataacagttaatatgattttggatgatgagccaacaagaattgaacccggtttgtgcaagaaagtttgtcatcggcacagtccgagaagctctgttctagtatatattggatgacaatagTTACAGGAATTGCTgagattgctacagtgctttctcttctcatttttccatcccttttcatgaagggcctcttccattatatagttccttttggatgatcttaatcctacacttgttgatcttttaagccaccacttgagtgcttgtcccatcagacaccctttctggccttctgtgagttgtggttgTCGAGGTAGCACTATTCAAGGGTCTTTCGACATAAATGCGGTCAGAAAGTTAGCTGTAGGGCATTCAATGCGatgtagcagctttcccttagatatttttgagtctttATCCCTCTTGTATGTTCATGATGTTCGTCCCTATCATTATAACTTCCTAAAAGGTCACTTTGATCAGTAGGATCTATACCCGATCTGCGTTTAGCTTATTCGAAgagatattcctcctcggactcggGCTACTCACAATCTCGGCCAAAGCCCCATGCTCTTGGCCGAAGCCCAAGACCCCACAACAATGATATAAAATTGAGTCCTACACAATATATTTAAGTCTTATAAATCAAGggatattttagaattttttattatctagtTAATTGCTTAATTTTGATaatactaatgaaaaaaaaatatctatctTTAATATACATATGATTTCTATTTAActcatttatcaaaaaatgatTTCTATTTAGCTCATGTACTTGATTTTCTAGAAAAATTTGTtagtatggaggatataagaaaaaaaaatgaaatctaacagtgaatttgtcaaaattcacattcaataaaaacatattgagtggagttgtaACCCTTgttgtagccaaactttatccatgctttaaataaatattccttttatattttgtatcaTATCATTTTCACtcctaaaaatttaatatcttATGCATTTGATCATTTCGTTAacttttatgaaatttttttatcaactaTCTAACatgaaatatattttatgtaCAATGATAAAACCTTAAGTATATATTAAGAAAGTGTTAGagtcatattttctatgtaattggTCAATCATTTGATAAAGTgtactttacttataattaggtagatctaagttgggtttaatgTATCAAGAAGTATGTTGTTCAAGTGGTGTAATTAAAGACATGAAGTTTGAtccaaaaaacaagtaaagaaaagttgttttattaaaacTCGACACTAGTTGCTATTGAGGATTAATGAAGAAACTCGACACAAGCTCGgtctatcaagaattacgatTTTAGATTTCTCAGATATGAAATTCGGTCTATGATGACTtgaatgattagggtttctctctctacaaccctagtcatatataaggcttattttaaaagtcatcaaGTACGAAAACGGAGACCTAAAACTCATATACTCTGAATGAAGTTATTATGTTTGtacaccttagggttttgtaaccaagtgcttcctgatcttcattgtctatgaagtgaagaactttacaaccaacaacaatcaatcaagttgctggagttaatCACATATTGAGATCTGTGCAAAGaagttagtcacatattggaGCTTTGTGCAAAGTGAAGAAGTCTACCACAAGAttaagttcaattgggtattgaagcGAAGGTTCAACTGCAGATTGATATTTTGGGATAGACCAGGGTAGTGGTCAGATTGTtgatacttgtaaccgcttgattattgattagtagATTTTTTGGAGTGGTGTCCTGAAATTCACTCAGTGCGGTTTTTGACATGCGAGagattttcttcatttgttaacaaatcactgtgttatttattttccgctgcatattagttatttagtgatttgttggtgcctccaCTATTTGTATGTAATTTgacttaattaatcaacttcggtaatttttttttttttaaaagaacttgggtaattgaattaattaaccggggTCAATCTATTTTTCTTCCAGTATTGTCTAGAAGTCCGGATCCTTCTGAGGCGAAGTTAGTACCATTGAGGATGCTCTCGTTCAGATTCTGTAGCTGCTGCTCGTgaacaaatgaaagaaaaggtgGCGGGCTCTCATTGTAACCCAATTGTTGGACTAACCCAGCAAATTAAGTAACAATAAtaacatcaaaatatcaaaatcttacacacaaaaatgaaaagaacaaagctataaatatatataactaatggtatcaataaattattgattatcccaaaaatttaaaacagtAAAAGTCAAAAGTGAATGTATTTATTTATCCAATATTCTTACATGTATGCATAAAATGAGTTGCTTATAAGGTGGTTCACTTAAGATAATGATCAAATTAGCCCATAGGGTCTTTTGGGTGCATGCATGATCTGATAGAACTAAAATAGCACTCAAAACCACCTATTctgatattataaaaatttcagTTGCACTAAAAAGTTTAAACTGGCTAAGAGATAATGAACTTAATCACttaattattgttttaactCTTACCAATAAAATCGATAGTGTTATAACCATTGCTAAACCTTCCTGTTGGCTTAGCATCAGGGTAATCAATCCCATTGAAAAGCATATCGGCCTTAGCTCCACACTCTGGTATGTAATTATTTGTCCCTACACCTGCAGTAGAGtccccaaatacaaaaatagccGGCACCACAGGTTGTGACACAGTTTGGAACACATGCAAACCAACCATGGTCAGAGtcatggaaaaagaaaaggagaatgaATTTAATGTTTTGGCCATCTGATCAATATGGCAGAGGTGATTCTTAAAAACCAATTTCAGTCTAAGCTTAATTATCTACTTTTATGCTTGATAGAGCAAATTTAAAAGTAGTGAGTGTCAAGAAAAGACAGCGTTAAGAATTGTATAAGGGGTCATTGTCCAAAGTTCCAGTCTGTATAGAGGCATATTTTTCTGAGAAAGTTTGGAACCGTATAGTGGCATATAAGAACAAAAAGGTTGATCAGGCGGATTGTCCAAGTGATACAATCACAGACCAAAACAATGACAAACCATTTTGAAAAGCACAATTAATCTAAATATTCAACTACCTTTTCTTGCCCCTGCCTTGTCAAATATATGCGACCAAACTGAGTCTTATATGTTGCCATTGATGTTAAGCACTCTGCATTTTCAATTTGATATGCATACATTTATCTGATGGCAATAGGCTTCATaagtgttagagatatattagcccattaacataagcccaagcctaattctactttgtgtgcaagccaagtttcctacttgtactagaagtctattagtttagggtttagtctactatatatacacatgttatggttcattgtaacacaggatttgtactccactctaatatattattgatgtagccctttagggtttcctccgtggatgtaggccgttaggctgaaccacgtaatcctcttgtgttattgtgttctatattttatgctttcgcttccgcatccataatacaatactattcaattctaatatttaacatggtatcagagctgccttcctatggccatggttttctgtccttacagtgtattaagagcaatctttgtcttcctcggtgtttcttcgctgcgttcatcttctttggttttccacTACTGCCGTCAAAATTCTCCGGTATAGTCATGTCACCGTTAGAAGTTgcatcaacactgcaagaccattgcctttctgaagccaccgtcacagagccaaacttcattcaagggatcttttcaacctaatcaaatctcaagatttcatcaagtttccatcttgagtttgagagggggtgttagagatatattagcccattaacataagcccaagcctaattctactttgtgtgcaagccaagtttcctacttgtactagaagtctattagtttagggtttagtctactatatatacacatgttatggttcattgtaacacaggatttgtactccactctaatatattattgatgtagccctttagggtttcctccgtggatgtaggccgttaggctgaaccacgtaatcctcttgtattattgtgttctatattttatgctttcgcttccgcatccataatacaatactattcaattctaATATTTAACAATAAGCATATACACCTCTCCCCTCAACCCAAAGCAGACGAAGCTAGGCCTAATGATAAAATTCATCAGCATCAAATTACTCTCATTACAAAAACGtggatatttatttatataatttttagatata
It encodes:
- the LOC142625528 gene encoding GDSL esterase/lipase At5g55050-like, whose protein sequence is MVGLHVFQTVSQPVVPAIFVFGDSTAGVGTNNYIPECGAKADMLFNGIDYPDAKPTGRFSNGYNTIDFIVQQLGYNESPPPFLSFVHEQQLQNLNESILNGTNFASEGSGLLDNTGRKID